In Candidatus Obscuribacterales bacterium, a single genomic region encodes these proteins:
- a CDS encoding M23 family metallopeptidase — translation MQPKFVVRSRHFAIAFIFGLVLFLVAGTHQSMVRALTPSSSAAAVLGQHTALPIIEPVLPSSATWSSFPAANHAADQQLHASAQTQSAQPRAAISTQPLTVAEAANVQQVEPSQVAMSDWLSASFPVEDFQTYTSPFGYRGSPTGGYNREFHYGLDLAAPEGSYIRSWWSGEVVEVSDDSNCGTSVVIESGPWLHIYCHMQGYVESDGEGRYMSDQGGGLQIREGQTITAGSRIGRVGMTGRTTGPHLHWGLKYDNSWVDPALVLRAMYASQQTASR, via the coding sequence ATGCAGCCGAAATTTGTGGTTCGTTCCCGGCATTTTGCGATCGCCTTTATCTTTGGGTTGGTGCTGTTTTTAGTAGCAGGCACCCATCAATCCATGGTTCGCGCCCTAACGCCTTCCTCATCAGCCGCTGCGGTGTTGGGGCAGCACACTGCCTTGCCGATCATTGAGCCCGTCTTACCTTCGTCCGCCACTTGGTCATCCTTCCCCGCGGCCAACCATGCGGCTGACCAACAGCTCCACGCCTCAGCCCAAACGCAATCCGCTCAGCCTAGGGCCGCCATCAGCACCCAGCCCCTCACCGTTGCAGAGGCGGCCAATGTTCAGCAGGTTGAACCGTCTCAAGTGGCGATGAGCGATTGGCTATCTGCCTCGTTCCCCGTGGAAGACTTTCAAACCTATACCTCTCCCTTTGGCTATCGGGGATCGCCCACCGGTGGCTATAACCGAGAGTTTCACTATGGGCTCGATCTAGCCGCGCCGGAGGGCAGCTACATTCGCAGCTGGTGGAGCGGGGAGGTTGTGGAAGTTTCCGACGACAGTAATTGCGGCACCTCTGTGGTCATTGAGTCAGGCCCTTGGCTACATATTTACTGCCACATGCAAGGCTATGTGGAATCTGATGGCGAAGGACGCTACATGAGCGATCAGGGCGGTGGGCTACAAATCCGCGAGGGGCAAACCATCACCGCAGGCTCCCGTATTGGCCGGGTTGGCATGACGGGGCGTACAACGGGCCCCCATCTCCATTGGGGGCTGAAATATGACAATAGCTGGGTTGATCCAGCCTTGGTTCTGCGGGCTATGTACGCTAGCCAGCAAACAGCATCGCGCTAG